A genomic stretch from Bacterioplanes sanyensis includes:
- a CDS encoding substrate-binding periplasmic protein: MTLTCRILASLALVLTMQPIWAAEMPKVRLYTEQFPPYNMTSNSEPFAHSADDIMGLCTDLVEAIMNRAEVKFEMRLRNWSAGLSRASQKPNHGLFCMARNEERDKQFEMVGPLTSLRWTLFAAPGSDIKVKSLEEAKKYTIGGYDGDAMTEKLQKMGLNISSISNDRFNPRRLELGQIDLWISDRLSGPYVAADAFDIVDMVPVLEFERMDLYLGMNPETDPRVLDRIKEAFRTLKSNGTISDMVQGYGL; this comes from the coding sequence ATGACCCTCACTTGCCGCATTCTCGCCAGCCTGGCGCTGGTGCTGACCATGCAACCGATCTGGGCGGCTGAAATGCCCAAGGTACGTCTGTATACAGAGCAGTTTCCGCCGTACAACATGACCTCAAACTCAGAACCATTCGCGCACAGTGCCGACGACATCATGGGCCTGTGTACCGATCTGGTGGAAGCGATCATGAATCGCGCCGAGGTGAAGTTCGAAATGCGTTTACGCAACTGGTCTGCCGGCCTCAGCCGCGCTAGCCAAAAACCGAACCACGGTTTGTTTTGCATGGCGCGCAATGAAGAGCGCGACAAGCAATTTGAAATGGTTGGCCCACTGACCTCATTGCGCTGGACCTTGTTTGCTGCACCTGGCTCCGACATCAAAGTCAAAAGTCTGGAAGAGGCGAAAAAGTACACCATCGGTGGCTACGACGGTGATGCAATGACAGAAAAGCTGCAAAAAATGGGGCTCAATATTTCGTCGATCAGTAATGATCGCTTTAACCCACGCCGTTTGGAGCTGGGGCAAATTGACCTGTGGATCTCCGACCGCCTGTCTGGCCCATACGTGGCAGCCGATGCATTCGACATTGTCGACATGGTGCCGGTGCTCGAGTTTGAGCGCATGGATCTGTACCTCGGCATGAACCCAGAGACCGACCCACGCGTTCTGGATCGCATTAAAGAGGCGTTCCGCACGCTGAAGTCCAACGGTACCATCAGTGATATGGTGCAAGGCTACGGTCTGTAA
- a CDS encoding peroxiredoxin family protein codes for MTITLHPGEAFPEMTLADLQGTQRSLHQPLGECDWQMLVVYRGRHCPLCTRFLNELSEYRSRLQAIGIDLLAVSGDSDAQLRDHMERLQVNFPLLYGLTVAQMQRLGLFISHPRSEQETDHPFAEPGLFIINQQGNLQVVDLSNNPFVRPNLESLVSGLEWIRSNDYPIRGTYQ; via the coding sequence ATGACCATAACACTTCACCCAGGAGAGGCGTTTCCAGAGATGACTCTCGCCGATCTGCAAGGCACGCAGCGTTCATTGCACCAGCCACTAGGGGAGTGCGATTGGCAGATGTTGGTGGTTTATCGCGGCCGCCACTGCCCGTTGTGCACACGCTTTTTAAATGAGTTGAGCGAATATCGCTCGCGCTTGCAGGCCATCGGCATTGATTTGCTGGCCGTTTCCGGCGATAGCGACGCACAGCTGCGTGATCATATGGAGCGTTTGCAAGTGAATTTCCCGCTGCTGTACGGCCTGACGGTCGCTCAGATGCAACGTTTGGGATTATTCATTTCTCACCCGCGCTCAGAACAGGAAACCGACCATCCTTTTGCCGAACCGGGGCTGTTTATTATCAATCAGCAAGGTAATTTGCAGGTGGTGGACTTGTCCAACAACCCGTTTGTGCGACCCAATCTGGAAAGTTTGGTATCAGGGTTGGAGTGGATACGCAGTAACGATTATCCGATTCGCGGCACGTATCAATAA